One Hevea brasiliensis isolate MT/VB/25A 57/8 chromosome 5, ASM3005281v1, whole genome shotgun sequence genomic region harbors:
- the LOC131180100 gene encoding uncharacterized protein LOC131180100: protein MLQKVTMVIKVDLSCKKCCKKIKKILCKIPQIQNQIYDEKVNTVNIIVVSCSPEKIKKIIYCKRHCRQRHQRHRRHHCHQRHQRHRRDHRRQRHRQRCHHVVRNVIKDVGKAHVATAVEGHHHHVIWNVIKEVGEAHATTAMEGHRRRHHHVVWNVIKDVEEAHVTTAVNCHRRHHVLWNVIKDVGEAHVTTAREESSSDLRVFSTTAMAEEKVTMVIKVDLSCKKCCKKIKKILCEIPQIRNQIYDEKANTVNITVVCCSPEKIKKIIYCKGGDSVQCIDIKTPPPPPPPTPTMTSTPPPPPTSMPPPPPTSTPPLPPPPTPSCCTECRKGCGGGPCCYCCGRPPPPYCMECYKGSWGCPCYHCYGRSPPQPPCCMECYKGCRGGPCYHCCELPPPPPCFME, encoded by the exons ATGTTGCAGAAAGTTACAATGGTGATTAAGGTCGATCTTAGCTGCAAGAAATGCtgcaagaaaatcaagaaaatacTCTGTAAAATTCCTC AAATTCAAAATCAGATATATGATGAGAAGGTTAACACAGTGAACATCATTGTGGTGAGCTGCAGTCCTGAAAAGATCAAGAAAATTATCTACTGCAAAAG ACACTGCCGCCAACGCCACCAACGTCACCGTCGTCATCATTGTCATCAACGCCATCAACGTCACCGTCGTGATCATCGTCGTCAACGTCATCGCCAACGCTGCCACCATGTTGTACGGAATGTCATAAAGGATGTGGGGAAGGCCCATGTTGCCACTGCTGTGGAAGGCCACCACCACCATGTTATATGGAATGTTATAAAGGAAGTGGGGGAGGCCCATGCTACCACTGCTATGGAAGGTCACCGCCGCCGCCACCACCATGTTGTATGGAATGTTATAAAGGATGTGGAGGAGGCTCATGTTACCACTGCTGTGAATTGCCACCGCCGCCACCATGTTTTATGGAATGTTATAAAGGATGTTGGGGAGGCCCATGTTACCACTGCGAGGGAAG AATCAAGCTCAGATCTCAGAGTATTTTCCACCACAGCCATGGCAGAGGAG AAAGTTACAATGGTGATTAAGGTCGATCTTAGCTGCAAGAAATGCtgcaagaaaatcaagaaaatacTCTGTGAAATTCCTC AAATTCGAAATCAGATATATGATGAGAAGGCTAACACAGTGAACATCACTGTGGTGTGCTGCAGTCCTGAAAAGATCAAGAAAATTATCTACTGCAAAGGTGGTGATTCCGTCCAGTGTATTGACATAAAGACACCGCCACCGCCGCCGCCACCGACGCCGACGATGACGTCGACGCCTCCACCGCCGCCGACGTCGATGCCTCCACCGCCGCCGACGTCGACGCCTCCGTTGCCGCCGCCGCCGACGCCATCATGTTGTACGGAATGTCGTAAAGGATGTGGGGGAGGCCCATGTTGCTATTGCTGTGGAAGGCCACCACCACCATATTGTATGGAATGCTATAAAGGAAGTTGGGGATGCCCATGTTACCACTGCTATGGAAGGTCACCGCCACAGCCACCATGTTGTATGGAATGTTATAAAGGATGTAGAGGAGGACCATGTTACCACTGCTGTGAACTGCCACCGCCACCACCATGTTTTATGGAATGA
- the LOC131180101 gene encoding uncharacterized protein LOC131180101 yields MAEEKVIMVIKVDLSCKKCCKKIKKILCKIPQIQNQIYDEKANTVNITVVCCSPEKIKKIIYCKGGDSVQCIDIKTPPPMPPTSPSSSFHRQRRHHVVRNVVKDVGEAHVATAVEGHHNHVVWNAIKEVGEAHATTAMEGHRRRHHHDVWNVIKDVEEAHVTTAVNCHRRHHVLWNVIKDVGEAHVTTAREGLPHTIRVMGSQYNDSCGGGFDFSSCQRGCHAYVGRCGCQIK; encoded by the exons ATGGCAGAGGAG AAAGTTATAATGGTGATTAAGGTCGATCTTAGCTGCAAGAAATGCtgcaagaaaatcaagaaaatacTCTGTAAAATTCCTC AAATTCAAAATCAGATATATGATGAGAAGGCTAACACAGTGAACATCACTGTGGTGTGCTGCAGTCCTGAAAAGATCAAGAAAATTATCTACTGCAAAGGTGGTGATTCCGTACAGTGTATTGACATAAAGACACCGCCGCCAATGCCACCAACGTCACCGTCGTCATCATT TCATCGCCAACGCCGCCACCATGTTGTACGGAATGTCGTAAAGGATGTGGGGGAGGCCCATGTTGCCACTGCTGTAGAAGGCCACCACAACCATGTTGTATGGAATGCTATAAAAGAAGTGGGGGAGGCCCATGCTACCACTGCTATGGAAGGTCACCGCCGCCGCCACCACCATGATGTATGGAATGTTATAAAGGATGTGGAGGAGGCCCATGTTACCACTGCTGTGAATTGCCACCGCCGCCACCATGTTTTATGGAATGTCATAAAGGATGTGGGGGAGGCCCATGTTACCACTGCGAGGGAAGGTCTCCCCCATACTATAAGGGTTATGGGAAGTCAATATAATGATAGTTGTGGTGGTGGCTTCGACTTCAGCAGTTGCCAAAGAGGATGCCATGCGTATGTGGGGAGATGTGGctgccaaattaaataa
- the LOC110669152 gene encoding leucine-rich repeat extensin-like protein 3 isoform X2, whose product MAEEKVTMVIKVDLSCKKIKKILCEIPQIRNQIYDEKANTVNITVVCCSPEKIKKIICCKGGDSVQCIDIKTPSPPPPPPPPPPPPPPPPLSLLLLLPPAPSPPPSPPPCCTECPKGCGRGPCCHCCGRPPPPCCLECYIGSGGGPCYHCYGRSPPPPPCCMECYKGCRGGPCYHCCELPPPPPCFME is encoded by the exons ATGGCAGAGGAG AAAGTTACAATGGTGATTAAGGTCGATCTTAGCtgcaagaaaatcaagaaaatacTCTGTGAAATTCCTC AAATTCGAAATCAGATATATGATGAGAAGGCTAACACAGTGAACATCACTGTGGTGTGCTGCAGTCCTGAAAAGATCAAGAAAATTATCTGCTGCAAAGGTGGTGATTCCGTCCAGTGTATTGACATAAAGACACCGTCGCCACCGCCGCCGCCACCGCCGCCGCCACCACCGCCACCGCCGCCGCCGCTGTCACTGCTACTGCTACTACCACCGGCACCGTCGCCGCCACCGTCGCCGCCACCATGTTGTACGGAATGTCCTAAAGGATGTGGGCGAGGCCCATGTTGCCACTGCTGTGGAAGGCCACCACCACCATGTTGTTTGGAATGCTATATAGGAAGTGGGGGAGGCCCATGCTACCACTGCTATGGAAGGTCACCACCACCGCCACCATGTTGTATGGAATGTTATAAAGGATGTAGAGGAGGCCCATGTTACCACTGTTGTGAACTGCCACCGCCGCCACCATGTTTTATGGAATGA
- the LOC110669152 gene encoding leucine-rich repeat extensin-like protein 3 isoform X1 — protein MIQIKFTMLQKVTMVIKVDLSCKKIKKILCEIPQIRNQIYDEKANTVNITVVCCSPEKIKKIICCKGGDSVQCIDIKTPSPPPPPPPPPPPPPPPPLSLLLLLPPAPSPPPSPPPCCTECPKGCGRGPCCHCCGRPPPPCCLECYIGSGGGPCYHCYGRSPPPPPCCMECYKGCRGGPCYHCCELPPPPPCFME, from the exons ATGATTCAAATTAAGTTTACTATGTTGCAGAAAGTTACAATGGTGATTAAGGTCGATCTTAGCtgcaagaaaatcaagaaaatacTCTGTGAAATTCCTC AAATTCGAAATCAGATATATGATGAGAAGGCTAACACAGTGAACATCACTGTGGTGTGCTGCAGTCCTGAAAAGATCAAGAAAATTATCTGCTGCAAAGGTGGTGATTCCGTCCAGTGTATTGACATAAAGACACCGTCGCCACCGCCGCCGCCACCGCCGCCGCCACCACCGCCACCGCCGCCGCCGCTGTCACTGCTACTGCTACTACCACCGGCACCGTCGCCGCCACCGTCGCCGCCACCATGTTGTACGGAATGTCCTAAAGGATGTGGGCGAGGCCCATGTTGCCACTGCTGTGGAAGGCCACCACCACCATGTTGTTTGGAATGCTATATAGGAAGTGGGGGAGGCCCATGCTACCACTGCTATGGAAGGTCACCACCACCGCCACCATGTTGTATGGAATGTTATAAAGGATGTAGAGGAGGCCCATGTTACCACTGTTGTGAACTGCCACCGCCGCCACCATGTTTTATGGAATGA